In the genome of Dermacentor silvarum isolate Dsil-2018 chromosome 1, BIME_Dsil_1.4, whole genome shotgun sequence, one region contains:
- the LOC119455500 gene encoding uncharacterized protein LOC119455500 — MNAGLLSTVVHVAMELVESENDDEFDDLVAIMAVKLARVDRNRIPRYCEDVVGRYFGFEFKRMFRLSRETFSDLVARYESSPFFPDSPGGRTRITAEKTCLVVLSYIGSQSSMYCLADRFDLSESSVLVCIERLFNFLNSISGEVIAWPSGHDQERTKAGFLVKSSGKGPRNTIGCIDGCHIEINKPTESSQSYFNRKKFPSVLLQGICDSRNKFIDVFIGFPGSAHDARVLREGPFFEMAAMRCDGGYLLGDSAYPLLPWLLTPYRDNEHSFPAWKKRYNKCHSEQRCSIENAFGLLKQRFRRLYFVDAATIKQCCLIVMGACVLHNMCNEERDYFIELQEISELEDVGNDDESDITDRSLAAYSENLRNAIAQKQC; from the coding sequence ATGAACGCTGGCCTGCTTTCAACTGTCGTGCATGTCGCCATGGAGCTAGTGGAGTCTGAAAATGACGACGAATTTGATGACCTAGTTGCGATAATGGCAGTGAAGCTAGCAAGAGTGGACAGAAATCGCATTCCAAGATACTGTGAGGACGTCGTAGGCCGGTACTTCGGGTTCGAATTTAAACGGATGTTCCGACTCTCACGCGAGACGTTCAGCGATCTTGTCGCCCGCTACGAATCGTCTCCGTTCTTCCCCGATTCTCCAGGAGGGCGCACACGGATCACTGCCGAGAAGACTTGCTTGGTGGTACTGAGCTATATTGGAAGCCAATCGAGTATGTACTGCCTTGCTGACAGATTTGATTTATCCGAATCTTCAGTGCTCGTGTGCATTGAGCGACTGTTTAACTTTTTAAACAGCATAAGTGGAGAAGTCATCGCATGGCCTAGCGGGCATGATCAAGAAAGGACCAAGGCGGGCTTCTTGGTAAAGAGCTCCGGCAAAGGGCCGCGTAACACCATAGGCTGTATTGACGGGTGCCACATAGAGATCAACAAGCCGACTGAATCCTCCCAGTCCTACTTCAACCGCAAGAAGTTCCCGTCTGTACTGCTCCAGGGAATATGTGATAGTAGGAACAAGTTCATCGACGTTTTTATCGGTTTTCCTGGATCGGCACACGATGCCAGGGTGCTTCGTGAAGGCCCCTTCTTTGAGATGGCAGCGATGAGATGTGATGGTGGCTACCTGCTCGGAGACTCTGCATACCCCCTGCTTCCATGGTTGTTGACGCCGTACCGCGATAATGAGCACAGTTTTCCGGCATGGAAGAAGCGCTATAACAAGTGCCACTCTGAGCAAAGGTGTTCTATTGAGAACGCCTTTGGTCTTCTAAAGCAAAGGTTCCGTAGGCTTTACTTTGTTGACGCTGCTACAATCAAGCAGTGCTGCCTCATAGTAATGGGTGCTTGTGTGTTACACAACATGTGCAATGAAGAGAGGGATTATTTTATTGAGCTGCAAGAAATTTCAGAGCTTGAAGATGTTGGAAATGATGACGAAAGTGACATTACTGACCGAAGTTTGGCTGCCTATAGTGAAAATTTGAGAAATGCaattgcacaaaagcagtgttaG